A section of the Leptotrichia sp. HSP-342 genome encodes:
- a CDS encoding tRNA 2-thiocytidine biosynthesis TtcA family protein: MNLENVESSFDNKNTINNEIDADKIASTSLGSAVCETILPSVPLQPLETIEKSIQKKYRSALWTPFVRALKEFEMVKDGDRIAVAISGGKDSLLLSKLFQELKRASRTNFELIFISMNPGFNPANLNNLKKNLEHLNIPCEIYNDNIFEVAEKIAKDYPCYMCAKMRRGSLYTKATSLGCNKLALGHHFDDVIETTLMSMFYMGKFETMLPKLKSDNFEIELIRPLFYVEEKAIIKWVRNNGILPMNCGCTVAAEKTSSKRRETKDLIAQLVKTNPDIKKRIIQSTQNVNLEKILGWKDSDGKYSYLDKF; this comes from the coding sequence ATGAATTTAGAAAATGTCGAAAGCAGTTTCGATAATAAAAATACAATAAATAATGAAATAGACGCTGACAAAATTGCCTCTACTTCTCTTGGAAGTGCAGTCTGTGAAACAATTTTACCCTCTGTTCCACTTCAGCCTCTGGAAACTATTGAAAAAAGTATTCAGAAGAAATACCGTTCAGCACTTTGGACCCCTTTTGTCAGGGCTTTAAAGGAATTTGAAATGGTAAAAGATGGCGACAGGATTGCAGTTGCTATTTCTGGAGGTAAAGACAGCCTTTTGCTTTCAAAACTGTTTCAGGAACTGAAAAGAGCCAGTAGAACTAACTTTGAGCTGATATTTATTTCAATGAATCCTGGATTTAATCCTGCCAACCTGAATAATTTAAAAAAAAATCTAGAACATTTAAATATTCCGTGTGAAATTTATAATGATAATATTTTTGAGGTCGCAGAAAAAATTGCAAAAGACTATCCTTGCTATATGTGTGCCAAAATGCGTCGTGGAAGTCTTTACACAAAAGCAACTTCACTTGGATGTAATAAACTAGCACTTGGACATCATTTTGACGATGTTATCGAAACTACTCTGATGAGTATGTTTTATATGGGAAAATTTGAAACAATGCTACCAAAACTAAAGTCCGATAATTTTGAGATAGAATTAATCCGTCCATTATTCTATGTTGAAGAAAAAGCAATTATAAAATGGGTACGAAATAACGGTATCTTGCCAATGAACTGCGGCTGTACCGTAGCTGCCGAAAAGACTTCCAGTAAACGCCGTGAAACAAAAGATTTAATTGCACAGCTTGTAAAAACTAATCCAGACATTAAAAAACGTATAATTCAATCAACACAAAATGTAAATTTGGAAAAAATATTAGGCTGGAAAGATTCTGATGGAAAATACTCATATTTAGATAAATTCTAA
- a CDS encoding KH domain-containing protein, with protein MSKYFETVDFWVENLLDSTESYTIESNEKGKFVDITINVTKDDMGKVIGKNGRIITALRVLMSSVAKKDRKSVKIEVKEM; from the coding sequence ATGAGCAAATATTTTGAAACTGTGGATTTTTGGGTTGAAAATTTATTGGATTCGACTGAAAGCTATACTATTGAAAGTAACGAAAAAGGTAAGTTTGTAGATATTACGATTAACGTTACAAAAGATGACATGGGAAAAGTTATTGGAAAAAATGGAAGAATTATCACAGCACTTAGAGTTCTAATGTCTTCAGTTGCAAAAAAAGATAGAAAAAGTGTAAAAATCGAAGTTAAGGAAATGTAA
- a CDS encoding acyl-CoA thioesterase yields MKTSDLKKKSFKLRVYYYDTDKMGVVYHSNYLKWMEMARTEYFRDVFPYKNMEDMGFILPVKTLNIEYINSAKYDEEIEVSVKIEEINNIKIRFSYEMYNSDGVLKAKAETVNVFVDENGKLKRISNELLEELIK; encoded by the coding sequence ATGAAAACTTCTGATTTGAAAAAGAAGAGCTTTAAACTTCGAGTTTATTATTACGATACTGATAAAATGGGAGTTGTATACCATTCAAATTATCTGAAATGGATGGAAATGGCACGAACTGAGTATTTTAGGGATGTTTTTCCATATAAGAATATGGAAGATATGGGATTTATTTTACCAGTAAAGACCCTAAATATTGAATATATTAATTCTGCAAAATACGATGAAGAAATTGAAGTTTCTGTGAAAATTGAAGAAATAAACAATATTAAAATCAGATTTTCTTATGAAATGTACAATTCAGACGGAGTTTTAAAGGCAAAGGCTGAAACAGTAAATGTTTTTGTGGATGAAAATGGGAAATTGAAAAGAATTTCAAATGAGTTACTGGAAGAACTTATTAAATAA
- the rpiB gene encoding ribose 5-phosphate isomerase B — MKIAIGNDHAGVEFKNKIMKELRSKGYEVVNVGTDTLDSVDYPDIAKEVSKKVLDEEVNFGILICGTGIGISIAANKIKGIRAALCHNEYTAKLSRLHNNANIIALGARVLGEDLGLACVEAFVNTEFEGGRHAKRVGKIEL; from the coding sequence ATGAAAATAGCGATTGGAAATGATCATGCAGGAGTAGAATTTAAGAATAAAATTATGAAAGAACTTAGAAGCAAGGGGTATGAAGTTGTGAATGTGGGAACTGATACGTTGGATTCAGTTGATTATCCTGATATTGCTAAGGAAGTTAGTAAAAAAGTTTTGGATGAGGAAGTTAACTTTGGAATTTTGATTTGTGGGACTGGAATTGGAATTTCTATTGCTGCAAATAAAATAAAAGGAATTCGTGCGGCTCTTTGTCACAATGAATATACAGCAAAACTTTCAAGGCTTCATAATAATGCAAATATAATAGCGTTAGGAGCTAGAGTTTTAGGAGAAGATTTAGGACTGGCATGTGTTGAAGCGTTTGTAAATACAGAGTTTGAAGGTGGCAGACATGCTAAAAGAGTTGGGAAAATAGAATTATAA
- a CDS encoding histidine triad nucleotide-binding protein translates to MSTIFKKIIDKEIPANIVYEDEEFLAFHDINPAAKVHVLVIPKKEIKNLDAATEEDALLLGKLQLTVAKVARILELDKDGYRVITNIGDNGGQEVYHIHYHILGGEKLPVTLK, encoded by the coding sequence ATGTCAACAATTTTTAAAAAGATAATAGATAAGGAAATACCAGCAAATATTGTATATGAAGATGAAGAGTTCTTGGCTTTTCATGATATAAATCCAGCGGCAAAAGTTCATGTGCTTGTAATTCCAAAAAAGGAAATTAAAAATTTGGATGCAGCGACTGAGGAAGATGCTTTGCTGCTTGGTAAATTGCAGTTGACTGTGGCAAAAGTGGCTAGAATTCTGGAATTGGATAAAGATGGGTATAGAGTTATAACTAACATTGGGGATAATGGTGGACAGGAAGTTTATCATATTCATTACCATATTTTAGGTGGAGAAAAATTACCAGTTACATTGAAATAG
- a CDS encoding DKNYY domain-containing protein, giving the protein MKSRLSKIVIFVFLVANLGMAEYIKKDNAVYYKDEIWQADEKKVNDADFKTFLELNKIYGKDNKNVFYGDEKLENADFKTFQAVGENIGRDKDNFYWYNQKVKINPKDFKLYENKDKIVYFRNNGKIYDLKGLDELNGIEDVDTFEVLDDEYSRDKYNIYYGGVTLSDVDMDTFQIIMQDTYAKDKNKVYYGSRPIREVNPKTVKILSEIYLKDDKSVFTKYGKIKNADLNSFEVLGEMHIYAKDNKNVYLFGEIIKKADPRTFEIISEKDFATYSKDKDKVYISGMEIKGADSKTFEKLEKSTFYSKDKNNLYYQEVKIDEIRDNLENMSAGVLDIIKNGNRIYANGNSLDIENPENFKIIKNDYYSDPNIIYGKNNKNIYVIIGNGQKIRSKVIKDADIDSFEIMEIGAYSRDKNNIYFTYSDVVKMKDVDKGSFTIGEHGFSYDKNSVYFYGKKIDGISPKGFKIVDLAVNSGEPVTFALLTDSKNLYKFIYEFDPETYKLKNTKLVTVTNVKVDAPSFEIVKEDTGSYYRDNDSVFYYDMNKNELRKVEGSSSKSFIEMDNFFAKDNKNVYYLGKQIRNISSEGLKFVGPDIFKNKNSVYFWKDETGTGDYEIIPLNFDSASFDIANKDTSNYFKDKNGIYYLDYGKLLNSESKDIQNAFIKLEGVDMPTFKAFGYGYSKDKNRVYCGYKEFKGVDVPSFTVMREDEGVVVKDKNRTYENECE; this is encoded by the coding sequence ATGAAAAGCAGACTTTCTAAAATTGTAATTTTTGTCTTTCTTGTGGCAAATCTGGGAATGGCTGAATATATAAAAAAAGATAATGCTGTTTACTATAAGGATGAAATATGGCAGGCAGATGAGAAAAAGGTAAATGATGCGGATTTTAAAACATTTCTAGAATTGAATAAGATTTATGGGAAAGATAATAAAAATGTTTTTTATGGAGACGAAAAACTAGAAAATGCAGATTTTAAAACATTTCAGGCAGTTGGAGAAAATATTGGAAGAGATAAAGATAACTTTTATTGGTATAATCAGAAAGTAAAAATAAATCCAAAAGATTTTAAACTTTATGAAAATAAGGATAAAATAGTATATTTTAGAAATAATGGGAAAATATATGATTTAAAAGGATTAGATGAACTTAATGGAATTGAAGATGTAGATACTTTTGAAGTATTGGATGATGAATATTCAAGAGATAAATATAATATTTATTATGGTGGAGTAACTTTGTCTGATGTGGATATGGATACTTTTCAGATAATAATGCAAGATACTTATGCGAAAGATAAAAACAAGGTGTATTATGGTTCAAGACCAATAAGGGAAGTGAATCCAAAAACAGTAAAAATTTTAAGTGAAATTTACTTGAAAGATGATAAAAGTGTATTTACAAAATATGGGAAAATTAAAAATGCTGATTTGAACAGTTTTGAAGTTTTAGGAGAAATGCATATTTACGCAAAAGATAATAAAAATGTTTATTTATTTGGTGAAATAATTAAAAAAGCAGATCCTAGAACTTTTGAAATAATTTCAGAAAAAGATTTTGCAACGTATTCAAAAGATAAAGATAAAGTTTATATTTCTGGAATGGAAATAAAAGGAGCAGATTCAAAAACATTTGAAAAATTAGAAAAATCAACTTTTTATTCAAAAGATAAAAATAACTTGTACTATCAAGAAGTAAAAATTGATGAAATTAGAGATAATTTAGAAAATATGAGTGCTGGAGTGCTTGATATTATAAAAAATGGAAATAGAATTTATGCTAATGGAAATAGTCTTGATATAGAAAATCCAGAAAATTTTAAAATAATAAAAAATGATTATTACAGTGATCCAAATATAATTTATGGAAAAAACAACAAAAATATATACGTAATTATAGGAAATGGACAAAAAATTCGTAGTAAAGTAATAAAAGATGCGGACATAGACTCTTTTGAAATAATGGAAATTGGTGCATATTCACGAGATAAAAATAATATTTATTTTACGTATTCTGATGTTGTGAAAATGAAAGATGTAGACAAAGGCAGTTTTACTATTGGAGAACATGGCTTTTCGTATGATAAGAACAGTGTTTATTTTTATGGAAAAAAGATAGATGGGATAAGTCCAAAAGGATTTAAAATTGTTGATTTAGCTGTTAATTCTGGGGAGCCTGTAACATTTGCACTATTGACAGACAGTAAAAATTTATATAAATTTATTTATGAATTTGATCCTGAAACGTATAAATTGAAAAATACAAAATTGGTTACTGTAACGAATGTAAAAGTAGATGCTCCGAGTTTTGAGATTGTTAAAGAAGACACGGGAAGTTATTATAGGGATAATGACAGCGTTTTTTATTATGATATGAATAAAAATGAACTAAGAAAAGTCGAAGGTAGTAGTAGCAAAAGCTTTATTGAAATGGATAATTTTTTTGCAAAGGATAATAAAAATGTCTATTATCTTGGGAAACAAATTAGAAATATCAGTTCAGAAGGATTAAAATTTGTTGGTCCAGATATTTTTAAAAATAAAAATAGTGTATATTTTTGGAAAGATGAAACTGGGACAGGAGATTATGAAATAATACCTTTAAATTTTGACAGTGCTTCATTTGATATAGCGAATAAGGATACGAGTAATTATTTTAAAGATAAAAATGGAATTTATTATCTTGATTACGGTAAATTGTTAAATTCGGAATCGAAGGACATTCAAAATGCCTTTATTAAACTTGAAGGAGTTGATATGCCAACATTTAAAGCGTTTGGATATGGGTATTCCAAAGATAAGAATAGAGTTTATTGTGGATATAAGGAATTTAAAGGGGTGGATGTGCCAAGTTTTACTGTCATGCGGGAAGATGAGGGAGTTGTAGTTAAGGATAAAAATAGGACTTATGAAAATGAATGTGAGTGA
- a CDS encoding DKNYY domain-containing protein translates to MKSKLSKIVILVFLVANLGMAEYIKKDNAVYYKDEIWQADEKKVNDADFKTFVKLNDIYGKDGKRVFYLDEKLDGADVRSFQVIGEVSGKDKKYIYNYDEKMEINPKDFKLYRNKDKLLYFRNNGKLYIGGSFLEVEYIQDLDSFEAIDQGYSKDKYNIYYAGTPIYDVDKSTFQIIMPDYYAKDKNNVYSGYDKIKDANPDTIKILNEVYLKDDKNVFLNFGQKIENVDVAAFQAIEGNVAYGKDKNNVYYLGEKIKGADAKSFEVILEPSDLIQMYSKDKNSIFIGGLKIKEADLKTFERLSGTTYYSKDKNNLYYQEVKIDKIDNKNLKILYSDGIDLVKNGNKIFSEGKKLNIKNPKTFEIISNEYNSVPSLIYGKDDKNVYAITRFDEVYSSKIIKNADVNSFEIMKNNMYTKDKNNIYFTRNDVVKLEGADKDSFVIQENDNDFSYDKNNVYFMGKKINGINSNEFRIIDLNNKNESFYFLTDNKNLYKLITIFDEDSGKIVKTKLVTIENPKVDTKSFEVINKNFDTYYRDKNSVYYYDADFGKELKKMEAADSNSFISLEADFGKDDRNVYYNGNKLEGVNSDGLEILDENAIIFKNKDGVYLLKNDEKVKYELVSLNFDSNSFKPVHRRSNYFKDKNGIYYLDFFDLEYLDVKKEKDIQSKFFFKIEDADVPTFRELLFDFAKDKNKIYCKYKEIKGADVQSFSVVSGDEGIVIKDKNRTYENDCE, encoded by the coding sequence ATGAAAAGCAAACTTTCTAAAATTGTAATTCTTGTCTTTCTTGTGGCAAATCTAGGAATGGCTGAATATATAAAAAAAGATAATGCTGTTTATTATAAGGATGAAATATGGCAGGCTGATGAAAAAAAGGTAAATGATGCGGATTTTAAAACATTTGTGAAATTAAATGATATTTATGGAAAAGATGGGAAAAGAGTTTTTTATCTTGATGAGAAGTTAGATGGTGCTGATGTTCGGTCTTTTCAGGTAATTGGAGAAGTCAGTGGAAAAGATAAAAAATATATTTATAATTATGATGAAAAAATGGAGATAAATCCGAAAGATTTCAAACTTTATAGAAATAAAGACAAACTTCTGTATTTTAGAAATAATGGTAAACTGTATATTGGAGGAAGTTTTCTTGAAGTTGAATATATTCAGGATTTGGACAGTTTTGAGGCAATTGATCAAGGTTATTCAAAGGACAAGTATAATATTTATTATGCTGGAACGCCAATATATGATGTTGATAAAAGTACATTTCAGATAATAATGCCTGATTATTACGCAAAAGACAAGAATAATGTGTACAGTGGCTATGATAAAATAAAAGATGCGAATCCTGATACGATAAAAATATTAAATGAGGTTTACTTGAAGGATGATAAAAATGTATTTCTGAATTTTGGTCAAAAAATAGAAAATGTCGATGTGGCTGCTTTTCAAGCGATAGAAGGAAATGTAGCTTATGGAAAAGATAAAAATAATGTCTACTATCTTGGTGAAAAAATAAAAGGAGCTGATGCAAAATCTTTTGAAGTTATTTTAGAGCCTAGCGATCTTATTCAGATGTATTCAAAAGATAAAAATAGTATCTTTATAGGAGGACTAAAAATAAAAGAGGCTGATTTGAAAACTTTTGAAAGACTTTCTGGAACAACTTATTATTCAAAGGATAAAAATAACTTGTACTATCAAGAAGTGAAAATTGATAAAATTGACAATAAAAATCTTAAAATTTTGTATTCTGATGGAATTGACTTGGTAAAAAATGGAAATAAAATTTTTTCAGAAGGGAAAAAATTGAATATAAAAAATCCAAAAACTTTTGAAATAATTTCGAATGAATATAATAGTGTTCCAAGTTTGATTTATGGAAAAGATGATAAAAATGTATATGCAATTACAAGATTTGATGAAGTTTATTCAAGTAAAATAATAAAAAATGCAGATGTAAATTCTTTTGAAATAATGAAAAATAATATGTATACAAAAGATAAAAATAATATTTATTTTACACGAAATGATGTTGTAAAGTTAGAAGGTGCTGATAAAGATAGTTTCGTTATTCAAGAAAATGATAATGACTTTTCTTATGATAAAAATAATGTATATTTTATGGGAAAAAAGATAAACGGAATAAATTCTAATGAATTTAGAATTATAGATTTGAATAACAAAAATGAATCTTTCTATTTCCTGACTGACAATAAAAATTTATATAAATTGATTACTATTTTTGATGAAGATAGTGGTAAAATTGTAAAAACTAAGTTAGTTACCATAGAAAATCCAAAAGTGGATACTAAAAGTTTTGAGGTGATAAATAAAAACTTTGATACTTATTATAGAGATAAAAATTCTGTTTATTATTATGATGCGGATTTTGGCAAAGAATTGAAAAAAATGGAAGCAGCTGATAGTAACAGTTTTATAAGTTTGGAAGCAGACTTTGGAAAAGATGACAGGAATGTTTATTATAACGGAAATAAATTGGAAGGCGTAAATTCTGATGGACTTGAAATTTTAGATGAAAATGCTATAATTTTTAAAAATAAGGATGGAGTTTATCTTTTAAAAAATGACGAAAAAGTAAAGTATGAGCTTGTATCTTTAAATTTCGATAGTAATTCTTTTAAACCTGTCCATAGACGAAGTAATTATTTCAAAGATAAGAACGGAATTTATTATCTTGATTTTTTTGATTTGGAATATTTAGATGTAAAGAAAGAAAAAGATATTCAAAGCAAATTTTTCTTTAAGATAGAAGATGCTGATGTTCCAACATTTAGAGAACTGCTATTTGATTTTGCAAAAGATAAGAACAAGATTTACTGTAAATATAAAGAAATTAAAGGTGCTGATGTTCAAAGTTTTTCTGTTGTGTCAGGAGACGAGGGAATTGTAATTAAAGATAAGAATAGAACTTATGAAAATGATTGTGAATAA
- a CDS encoding TrmH family RNA methyltransferase, producing MRDVIASPDNKFYKLLKKLDKKKYRDENSIFKAEGEKFLSENINFNKIIVKESKFEYFDERYEISKHDNLTILKDNLFDEVSTQENSQGIIFLYSKNLNTIEDIKGDVVILDDIQDPGNAGTIIRTMIAANFQNLILTKGSVDVYNPKTVRATMSGIFKLNIIYETPEKIVEFLNNKNYLKIATALHEDSISYEKIELWENNAFIFGHEGGGVSDYLIENSDIKAIIPIYGNIESLNVSVATGIFLYKMREKLQGL from the coding sequence ATGAGAGATGTAATAGCAAGTCCAGATAACAAATTTTATAAATTGTTAAAAAAACTGGATAAAAAGAAGTATCGTGATGAAAACAGTATTTTTAAGGCTGAAGGTGAAAAATTTCTGAGCGAGAATATCAATTTTAATAAAATTATTGTGAAGGAATCGAAATTTGAATATTTTGATGAAAGATATGAGATTTCTAAGCATGATAATTTGACGATTTTGAAAGATAATCTGTTTGATGAGGTTTCAACGCAGGAAAATAGTCAAGGAATAATTTTTTTATATTCTAAAAATTTGAATACAATTGAGGATATAAAGGGAGATGTGGTAATTCTGGATGATATCCAGGATCCGGGAAATGCTGGAACTATCATTAGAACAATGATTGCCGCAAACTTTCAGAATTTAATTCTGACAAAGGGTTCAGTAGATGTTTATAATCCAAAGACAGTACGTGCCACAATGAGTGGAATTTTCAAGTTGAATATAATTTATGAAACACCTGAAAAAATTGTGGAATTTTTGAATAATAAAAATTATTTGAAAATAGCGACGGCTTTACACGAAGATTCCATTTCTTATGAAAAAATCGAATTGTGGGAAAATAATGCGTTTATTTTTGGACACGAAGGTGGCGGAGTATCTGATTATCTAATAGAAAATTCTGATATAAAGGCAATTATTCCGATTTATGGGAATATAGAATCATTGAATGTGAGTGTGGCGACAGGGATTTTTCTTTATAAGATGAGGGAGAAATTACAAGGATTATAA
- a CDS encoding BRO family protein: MENNIQIFEGKKIRSVWDNEKEEWYFSVVDVVGALTDSVNARDYWYKMKKRMTDEEKSELSTICRQLKLKAPDGKMRLTDVADIQGIFRIIQSIPSPKAEPFKMWLAQVGKDRIDEITDPELTIDRALETYLKKGYSKEWINQRLQAIQVRKELTDAWQEHGVKKGIEYAILTDEISKAWSGMATREYKDLKGLKKENLRDNMSTLELVLNMLAEATTTELTNIHNPNGLEENKKVAKRGGTIAGNTRKEIEADTGKSVITAKNAVDFSKLIEDVVKDIPNIVKNCKDEEKSKE; encoded by the coding sequence ATGGAGAATAATATACAAATATTTGAAGGTAAAAAAATTAGGTCTGTTTGGGATAATGAAAAGGAAGAGTGGTATTTTTCTGTTGTAGATGTTGTAGGAGCATTAACGGATAGTGTAAATGCTAGAGATTATTGGTATAAAATGAAAAAAAGAATGACAGATGAGGAAAAAAGTGAATTGTCGACAATTTGTCGACAGTTGAAGTTAAAAGCACCTGATGGAAAAATGAGATTAACAGATGTTGCTGATATACAAGGAATTTTCCGAATTATTCAGTCAATTCCGTCTCCTAAGGCAGAGCCATTTAAAATGTGGCTGGCACAAGTGGGAAAAGACAGAATAGATGAAATTACAGATCCAGAACTAACTATTGACAGGGCATTGGAAACATATTTGAAAAAAGGATATTCAAAAGAATGGATAAATCAGAGATTACAGGCGATTCAAGTTAGAAAGGAATTGACAGATGCTTGGCAAGAGCATGGAGTAAAAAAGGGAATAGAATATGCAATTCTTACAGATGAAATTTCAAAGGCATGGTCTGGGATGGCAACTAGAGAATATAAAGATTTAAAAGGATTAAAAAAAGAGAATTTAAGGGATAATATGTCAACTTTAGAACTTGTACTTAATATGCTTGCAGAAGCTACAACAACAGAATTAACTAATATTCATAATCCAAATGGCTTGGAAGAAAATAAAAAAGTTGCAAAACGAGGTGGAACAATAGCAGGAAATACTAGAAAAGAGATTGAAGCAGATACTGGAAAATCGGTTATTACAGCTAAAAATGCAGTAGATTTTTCTAAATTGATTGAGGATGTGGTAAAAGATATTCCTAATATAGTTAAAAATTGTAAAGATGAAGAAAAAAGCAAGGAGTGA
- a CDS encoding TfoX/Sxy family protein, translating into MASSKEYLNFVLEQLSEVENIRYRAMMGEYILYYREKVIGGIYDDRFLVKAVKLAKELMPNALHEIPYEGAKEMLLVDDVENKEFLKNLFEAMYDELPVFKKKKK; encoded by the coding sequence ATGGCTTCAAGTAAAGAATATTTAAATTTTGTATTGGAACAGTTGTCGGAAGTGGAAAATATTAGATATAGAGCAATGATGGGAGAATATATTCTTTATTATAGGGAAAAAGTTATTGGTGGGATTTATGATGACAGGTTTCTTGTAAAGGCTGTAAAATTGGCAAAAGAGCTTATGCCGAATGCTTTGCATGAAATTCCTTATGAGGGGGCAAAGGAAATGTTGCTTGTTGATGATGTTGAAAATAAAGAGTTTTTGAAGAATTTATTTGAAGCAATGTATGATGAACTTCCTGTTTTTAAGAAAAAAAAGAAATAA
- a CDS encoding deoxyribonuclease IV has product MSKKEMFKIGSHVGMSGKDMLLGSVKEAVSYGSNTFMIYTGAPQNTRRKPIDELNIEAGLKLMKENNIDIDDIVVHAPYIINLGNAVKPETFEIAVQFLRTEIERTDAIGAKRIVLHPGAHVGEGEEVGINKIIEGLNEVLTKDQKTTVALETMAGKGTECGRSFEEIAKIIDGVKLKDKLTVCFDTCHVHDAGYDIVNDFEGVIEQFDKIVGIDRISVIHLNDSKNVCGAHKDRHENIGFGKIGFEVLNKIAHFEKFSHLPKILETPYVALSDDKKAKKVPPYKFEIEMLRAGKFDENVLEKIKNQ; this is encoded by the coding sequence ATGTCGAAAAAAGAAATGTTTAAAATTGGATCACATGTGGGAATGAGTGGGAAAGATATGCTTTTGGGGTCGGTTAAGGAAGCGGTTTCTTATGGATCGAATACTTTTATGATTTATACTGGAGCACCACAGAATACACGGAGAAAGCCAATTGATGAGCTGAATATTGAGGCTGGGCTTAAACTTATGAAGGAGAATAATATTGATATTGATGATATTGTTGTGCATGCTCCTTATATAATTAATCTTGGGAATGCTGTAAAGCCTGAAACTTTTGAGATTGCAGTGCAGTTTTTGAGAACGGAGATTGAAAGGACAGATGCTATTGGAGCGAAGAGAATTGTTCTTCATCCAGGTGCTCACGTTGGGGAAGGTGAAGAAGTTGGGATTAATAAGATTATTGAAGGACTGAATGAAGTTTTGACGAAAGATCAGAAAACGACTGTGGCACTTGAAACGATGGCTGGAAAAGGTACAGAATGCGGGAGAAGTTTTGAAGAAATTGCAAAAATTATTGATGGTGTGAAATTGAAGGATAAACTGACAGTATGTTTTGATACTTGCCACGTTCACGACGCTGGATATGATATTGTAAATGATTTTGAAGGAGTTATCGAACAGTTTGATAAAATTGTTGGAATTGACAGAATTTCAGTAATTCACTTGAATGATAGTAAGAATGTGTGTGGTGCACATAAAGATAGGCATGAAAATATAGGATTTGGAAAAATTGGATTTGAAGTGTTAAATAAAATAGCACATTTTGAAAAATTTTCTCATTTGCCAAAAATTCTAGAAACGCCTTATGTGGCTTTGAGCGATGATAAAAAGGCTAAGAAAGTTCCGCCGTATAAATTTGAAATTGAGATGCTTAGAGCTGGGAAGTTTGATGAAAATGTGTTAGAAAAGATAAAAAATCAATAA
- a CDS encoding NAD(P)H-dependent oxidoreductase, which translates to MLKDKELTKKEMFEIFNRRYACKKYDKTKVVSDEDFMTIIEAGRISPSSFGLEPWKFILVKNEEMLNDMREFAWGAINSLNGASHIVMVLARKGVTGDSEHFDRIGKEIKNISDENLKIRKEFFTKFQKEHFKLLESERALFDWASKQTYIAMVNMMNMAAALGIDSCAIEGFNKEMAEKYFSEKGVFDLKEYGISYFVSFGYRDEDITPKTRRELSEVYKVVE; encoded by the coding sequence ATGCTAAAAGATAAAGAATTAACAAAAAAAGAAATGTTTGAAATATTTAACAGAAGATATGCGTGCAAAAAATATGATAAGACAAAAGTTGTTTCAGACGAAGATTTTATGACAATTATTGAGGCAGGTAGAATTTCTCCTAGTTCATTTGGACTTGAGCCTTGGAAATTTATTCTTGTGAAGAATGAGGAAATGCTAAATGATATGAGAGAGTTTGCTTGGGGGGCAATTAACAGCTTGAATGGAGCGAGCCATATTGTTATGGTGCTGGCTAGAAAAGGTGTTACTGGTGATAGCGAGCATTTTGATAGAATTGGGAAGGAAATAAAAAATATTTCTGATGAAAATTTGAAGATTAGAAAAGAATTCTTTACAAAATTTCAAAAAGAGCATTTTAAGTTACTGGAAAGTGAAAGAGCATTATTTGACTGGGCTTCAAAACAGACTTACATTGCAATGGTAAATATGATGAATATGGCTGCGGCTCTTGGGATTGACAGCTGTGCAATTGAAGGGTTTAATAAAGAAATGGCTGAAAAATACTTTTCTGAAAAAGGTGTCTTTGATTTGAAGGAATATGGAATTTCATATTTTGTAAGTTTTGGGTATAGAGATGAAGATATTACCCCAAAAACTAGAAGAGAACTGTCGGAAGTTTATAAGGTTGTTGAGTAG